A region of Chloroflexaceae bacterium DNA encodes the following proteins:
- a CDS encoding methylcrotonoyl-CoA carboxylase, whose protein sequence is MTVIHSHINPQSEEFKANAVYHRALADELRGRVLAASHGGSPDARQKHVARGKLLVRERIDLLLDEGTAFLELSPLAAYHVYDDDVPGAGIVTGIGRVSGRECVIIANDATVKGGTYYPLTVKKHLRAQEIAQENHLPCIYLVDSGGAFLPLQAEVFPDRDHFGRIFYNQAQMSARGIPQIAAVMGSCTAGGAYVPAMSDEVVIVKGTGTIFLGGPPLVKAATGEEVSAEELGGADVHTRLSGVADHFAENDREAIGIIRDIVANLGPRRRPPWEVQAPEPPRYDPEELYGIIPRDTRKSYDIREVIARLVDGSRLHEFKTRYGTTLVCGFAHIEGIPVGILANNGILFSESALKGAHFIELCAARGIPLLFLQNITGFMVGKQYENAGIAKDGAKLVTAVSCAAVPKFTVVVGGSFGAGNYGMCGRAYQPRLLWMWPNARISVMGGQQAANVLLTVRRDNLLAQGRDMTPEEQEAFKAPILEKYEREGSPYYSTARLWDDGILVPTDTRKALALGLAAAGNAPPQETKFGVFRM, encoded by the coding sequence ATGACAGTCATTCATTCCCACATCAACCCGCAGAGCGAAGAGTTCAAAGCCAACGCCGTCTACCACCGCGCCCTCGCCGATGAGTTGCGCGGTCGCGTGCTCGCCGCCTCGCACGGGGGCAGCCCCGACGCGCGCCAGAAGCACGTCGCCCGCGGCAAGTTGCTCGTCCGCGAGCGGATTGATTTGCTGCTCGATGAAGGCACGGCCTTTCTGGAACTCAGCCCTCTGGCCGCCTATCACGTCTATGACGACGACGTGCCCGGCGCGGGGATCGTCACCGGCATCGGGCGGGTGAGCGGTCGCGAGTGCGTCATTATCGCCAACGACGCCACGGTCAAGGGCGGCACCTACTACCCGCTCACGGTCAAAAAGCACCTGCGCGCCCAGGAGATCGCCCAGGAGAACCATCTGCCCTGCATTTACCTGGTGGACAGCGGCGGGGCCTTTCTGCCGCTTCAGGCCGAGGTGTTTCCCGACCGCGACCACTTCGGGCGCATCTTCTACAACCAGGCCCAGATGTCGGCGCGGGGCATCCCGCAGATCGCTGCGGTGATGGGCTCCTGCACCGCCGGTGGGGCCTACGTGCCGGCCATGAGCGACGAGGTGGTGATCGTCAAGGGCACGGGCACGATCTTTCTTGGCGGGCCGCCGCTGGTTAAGGCCGCCACCGGCGAAGAGGTCAGCGCCGAAGAGCTGGGCGGCGCCGACGTGCATACGCGCCTCTCCGGCGTGGCTGACCATTTCGCCGAGAATGACCGCGAGGCCATCGGGATCATCCGCGACATCGTCGCCAACCTCGGCCCCCGCCGCCGCCCGCCCTGGGAGGTGCAGGCCCCCGAACCGCCACGCTACGACCCGGAGGAGTTGTATGGCATCATTCCCCGCGACACGCGCAAGAGCTACGATATTCGCGAGGTGATCGCCCGCCTGGTGGACGGCAGCCGGCTCCACGAGTTTAAGACGCGCTACGGCACGACCCTGGTCTGCGGCTTCGCCCACATCGAGGGCATCCCTGTGGGCATTCTGGCTAACAACGGCATCCTCTTCAGCGAGAGCGCGCTGAAGGGGGCGCACTTCATCGAACTCTGCGCGGCGCGGGGCATTCCGCTGCTCTTCCTACAAAACATTACCGGCTTTATGGTCGGCAAGCAGTATGAAAATGCCGGGATTGCCAAAGACGGCGCCAAGCTCGTCACCGCAGTGAGTTGCGCCGCCGTGCCGAAGTTTACCGTGGTGGTGGGAGGATCGTTTGGCGCCGGGAACTACGGCATGTGCGGGCGCGCCTATCAGCCGCGGCTGCTCTGGATGTGGCCCAACGCCCGTATCAGCGTGATGGGGGGCCAGCAGGCGGCCAACGTGCTGCTTACCGTGCGGCGCGATAACCTGCTCGCCCAGGGCCGCGACATGACCCCCGAAGAGCAGGAGGCCTTCAAGGCGCCCATTCTTGAGAAGTACGAGCGCGAGGGCAGCCCCTACTACTCCACCGCGCGCCTGTGGGACGATGGCATCCTCGTGCCCACCGATACGCGCAAGGCCCTGGCCCTCGGTCTGGCCGCCGCCGGCAACGCCCCGCCTCAGGAAACAAAGTTCGGCGTGTTTCGCATGTGA